The sequence TCATGCACTACGAGTGGACGCTCTGGCTCATCCGTGTCGTGCTCGCCGCCGCCGTCGTCGCGCACGCCGTGTCCGCCTACCAGCTCAGCCGCCGCGACATCAAGGCGCGCCCGAGCAAGTACGTGCACGGCAAGCCGCGGGCGAGCTACGCGACGCGCACCATGCGCTGGGGCGGGATCATCCTCGGCCTGTTCATCGTCTGGCACGTCCTGGACCTGACCACCGGCACCGTGCACTCCGGCGGCTTCCAGCCGGGCCACCCGTACCAGAACGTGGTCGACACCTTCTCCACCTGGTACGGCGACGTGATCTACATCGTCGCCATGCTCGCGCTCGGCCTGCACATCCGGCACGGCTTCTGGAGCGCCGCACAGACACTCGGCGTCGGCAGCCGCGCCCGCGACCGCGCCCTGAAGACCATCGCCGACGTCCTCGCGCTGCTGCTCACGGCCGGCTTCATCGCCGTACCCGTGGGCGTCATGACCGGAGTGGTGAGCTGACCATGACCTACACCCACTACACGACCGGCGAGCCGGTCATCGACACCAAGGCCCCCTCGGGCCCCGTCCACGAGCGCTGGGACAAGCGCCGCTTCGAGGCCAGGCTGGTCAACCCCGCCAACCGGCGCAAGCACACGATCATCGTCGTGGGCACCGGTCTGGCCGGCGGCGCGGCGGGCGCCACCCTCGCCGAACAGGGCTACCACGTCGTCCAGTTCTGCTACCAGGACTCCCCGCGCCGGGCCCACTCCATCGCCGCGCAGGGCGGCATCAACGCGGCGAAGAACTACCGCAACGACGGCGACTCCATCCACCGTCTCTTCTACGACACCGTCAAGGGCGGCGACTTCCGCGCCCGCGAGTCCAACGTGCACCGCCTCGCCCAGATCTCGGTCGAGATCATCGACCAGTGCGTGGCCCAGGGCGTGCCGTTCGCGCGCGAGTACGGCGGCCTGCTCGACACCCGCTCCTTCGGCGGCGTCCAGGTCTCCCGCACCTTCTACGCCCGCGGCCAGACGGGCCAGCAACTCCTCCTCGGGGCCTATCAGGCACTGTCCCGGCAGATCGCCGCGGGGAACGTGGAGATGCATCCGCGTACCGAGATGCTCGACCTGATCGTCGTCGACGGGCGGGCACGCGGCATCGTGGCGCGTGATCTCGTCACCGGGAGGATCGCCACGTACTTCGCGGACGCGGTGGTGCTGGCCTCCGGCGGCTACGGCAACGTCTTCTACCTGTCCACGAACGCCATGAACTCCAACGCGACCGCCGTGTGGCGGGCGCACCGGCGCGGTGCCTACTTCGCCAACCCCTGCTTCACCCAGATCCACCCCACCTGCATCCCGCGCACCGGCGACCACCAGTCCAAGCTGACGCTGATGAGCGAGTCGCTGCGCAACGACGGACGGATCTGGGTGCCGAAGGCCAAGGGCGACACCCGGCCGCCGCACCAGATCCCCGAGGACGAGCGCGACTACTACCTGGAGCGCATCTACCCCTCCTTCGGCAACCTGGTCCCGCGCGACATCGCCTCCCGCGCCGCGAAGAACGTCTGCGACGAGGGGCGCGGGGTCGGCCCCGGCGGGCAGGGCGTCTACCTGGACTTCGCCGACGCCATCGGGCGGATGGGCCGGGGGGCCGTCGAAGCCAAGTACGGCAACCTCTTCGACATGTACCAGCGGATCACCGACGAGGATCCGTACGAGGTGCCGATGCGGATCTATCCGGCCGTGCACTACACGATGGGCGGCCTGTGGGTCGACTACGACCTGCAGACCACCGTCCCGGGCCTGTTCGCGATCGGCGAGGCCAACTTCTCCGACCACGGCGCCAACCGGCTCGGCGCGTCCGCGCTGATGCAGGGCCTGGCCGACGGCTACTTCGTCCTGCCGGCCACCATCAACGACTACCTGGCGCGCAACCCGCACCAGGGCCCGGTGACCGACGAACACCCCGTCGTCCAGGAGGTGCTGGCCGAGACCGAGGACCGCGTCAACCTGCTCCTCGCGGTCGACGGCGACCGCACCCCCGACTCCTTCCACCGTGAACTCGGCGAGCTGATGTGGGAGTTCTGCGGCATGGCGCGCACCGACTCCGGGCTGCGCAAGGCCCTGGAGCGCATTCCGCAGATCCGCGAGGAGTTCTGGCGGCGCATCAAGGTGCCCGGCACCGGCGAGGAGTTCAACCAGGCGCTGGAGAAGGCCAACCGCATCGTCGACTACCTGGAGCTCGCCGAGCTGATGTGCCTCGACGCGCTGCACCGCGCCGAATCCTGCGGCGGCCACTTCCGCGAGGAGTCCCAGACTCCGGACGGCGAGGCGGCCCGCGAGGACGACGCGTTCTCCTACGCCGCGGCCTGGGAGTTCACGGGCACGGGCGCGGCGCCCACCCTGCACAGGGAAGACCTGGTCTTCGAGTACGTCCACCCCACCCAGCGGAGCTACGCATGAAGCTCACCCTGCGCGTCTGGCGCCAGAAGAACGCACACGCCGACGGCGCGATGTCCACGTACGAGGTGGACGGCATCTCGTCCGACATGTCTTTCCTGGAGATGCTCGACACGCTCAACGAGGAGCTGATCCTCAAGGGCGAGGACCCGGTCGCCTTCGACCACGACTGCCGCGAGGGCATCTGCGGCGCGTGTTCCCTCGTGATCAACGGCGATGCGCACGGCCCCGAGCGCACCACCACCTGCCAGCTGCACATGCGGTCCTTCAAGGACGGCGACACGATCGACATCGAGCCGTGGCGGGCGTCCGCGTTCCCGGTGATCAAGGATCTGGTGGTCGACCGGTCGGCCTTCGACCGGATCATCCAGGCCGGCGGATACATCACGGCGCCGACCGGGTCCGCGCCGGAGGCGCACGCCACGCCCGTGCCGAAGCCGGATGCGGACTTCGCCTTCGAGCACGCGGAGTGCATCGGATGCGGGGCGTGTGTGGCGGCGTGTCCGAACGGCGCGGCGATGCTGTTCACCTCCGCCAAGGTCAACCATCTCAATGTGCTGCCTCAGGGGGCGCCCGAGCGGGAGACGCGGGTGCTGGACATGGTGGCGCAGATGGATGCGGAGGGGTTCGGGGGGTGCACGTTGACGGGTGAGTGTGCGACCGCGTGTCCGAAGGGGATTCCGCTGGTGTCCATCACGAGCATGAACAAGGAGTGGCTGAGGGCTACCCGGAAGGTGGGGAACAGGTAGCGCCGTCTCCTTCAGTGAACGTTCGCCGAAGAGCGGCGGACGGGCGGGGTCGGGAGTGGTGCTCCTTCCGGCCCCGTCTGGTTTTCCTGCGGCACCCTCACCCACGCCGTTCAACAAGCCCACACCCACTCTCCGGTCCTCGGTCACGCGCAGGTCAACCGGCGTCGGAAGAACAGGACAGGCAGACCGGACCGTCGGACTGCCCCTTCTGCCGACCCCGGCCCGTTTCCATGGAGAGAGCCATGACCGGCGTCACCACGCTCGACCGTCCTCCGCAGCCCGAGGCACCCACCCGCTACACCGTCACCCTGGCCCGCGACGAGGCCGACGTCCGTGCCGCGCAGCGGCTGCGGCACGAGGTGTTCGCGGGGGAGATGGGTGCCCTGCTGGCCACCCCGCAGCCGGGCCTCGACGTCGACCCGTTCGACGCGTACTGCGACCACCTGCTGGTGAACGACACCGTGACCGGACAGGTCGTCGGCACCTACCGGCTGCTGCCGCCGGAGCGGGCCGCGGTCGCCGGCCGGCTGTACTCGGAGGGCGAGTTCGACCTGGCCCGGCTCGACGGGATCCGGCCCGGACTGGTCGAGGTCGGCCGCTCCTGTGTGCACCCCGACCACCGCGACGGCGCGGTCATCGGCCTGATCTGGGCCGGGATAGCCCGCTACATGGTCGACCGGGGCCACGAGTGGCTGG is a genomic window of Streptomyces griseochromogenes containing:
- a CDS encoding fumarate reductase/succinate dehydrogenase flavoprotein subunit; translated protein: MTYTHYTTGEPVIDTKAPSGPVHERWDKRRFEARLVNPANRRKHTIIVVGTGLAGGAAGATLAEQGYHVVQFCYQDSPRRAHSIAAQGGINAAKNYRNDGDSIHRLFYDTVKGGDFRARESNVHRLAQISVEIIDQCVAQGVPFAREYGGLLDTRSFGGVQVSRTFYARGQTGQQLLLGAYQALSRQIAAGNVEMHPRTEMLDLIVVDGRARGIVARDLVTGRIATYFADAVVLASGGYGNVFYLSTNAMNSNATAVWRAHRRGAYFANPCFTQIHPTCIPRTGDHQSKLTLMSESLRNDGRIWVPKAKGDTRPPHQIPEDERDYYLERIYPSFGNLVPRDIASRAAKNVCDEGRGVGPGGQGVYLDFADAIGRMGRGAVEAKYGNLFDMYQRITDEDPYEVPMRIYPAVHYTMGGLWVDYDLQTTVPGLFAIGEANFSDHGANRLGASALMQGLADGYFVLPATINDYLARNPHQGPVTDEHPVVQEVLAETEDRVNLLLAVDGDRTPDSFHRELGELMWEFCGMARTDSGLRKALERIPQIREEFWRRIKVPGTGEEFNQALEKANRIVDYLELAELMCLDALHRAESCGGHFREESQTPDGEAAREDDAFSYAAAWEFTGTGAAPTLHREDLVFEYVHPTQRSYA
- a CDS encoding succinate dehydrogenase, whose amino-acid sequence is MARTVWDSTVGKKTVMAVSGVIMLLYLVAHVIGNLKIFFGPEEFNHYGHWLRTVGEPFMHYEWTLWLIRVVLAAAVVAHAVSAYQLSRRDIKARPSKYVHGKPRASYATRTMRWGGIILGLFIVWHVLDLTTGTVHSGGFQPGHPYQNVVDTFSTWYGDVIYIVAMLALGLHIRHGFWSAAQTLGVGSRARDRALKTIADVLALLLTAGFIAVPVGVMTGVVS
- a CDS encoding succinate dehydrogenase/fumarate reductase iron-sulfur subunit, whose translation is MKLTLRVWRQKNAHADGAMSTYEVDGISSDMSFLEMLDTLNEELILKGEDPVAFDHDCREGICGACSLVINGDAHGPERTTTCQLHMRSFKDGDTIDIEPWRASAFPVIKDLVVDRSAFDRIIQAGGYITAPTGSAPEAHATPVPKPDADFAFEHAECIGCGACVAACPNGAAMLFTSAKVNHLNVLPQGAPERETRVLDMVAQMDAEGFGGCTLTGECATACPKGIPLVSITSMNKEWLRATRKVGNR
- a CDS encoding GNAT family N-acetyltransferase, which produces MTGVTTLDRPPQPEAPTRYTVTLARDEADVRAAQRLRHEVFAGEMGALLATPQPGLDVDPFDAYCDHLLVNDTVTGQVVGTYRLLPPERAAVAGRLYSEGEFDLARLDGIRPGLVEVGRSCVHPDHRDGAVIGLIWAGIARYMVDRGHEWLAGCCSVPLADGGALATGTWERVRAKHLAPEEFRVRPLLPWVPNAEVPAGHTDLPALLRGYLRLGAWVCGEPAHDPDFGVADLYVLLSMRRVNPRYLKHFLSLVPA